A genomic window from Solanum stenotomum isolate F172 chromosome 10, ASM1918654v1, whole genome shotgun sequence includes:
- the LOC125841762 gene encoding protein DETOXIFICATION 18-like, giving the protein MANSSEKTEGCLSTLNGCFNKLIDMEEVTNQSMISSPLIVILSCFYSINIVSVMFAGNLQLAASNLATSWAVITGFSFIFGLNAAVETLCRQSRTTTYTLLQTSCIISFFFSTAIALLWWYSDTILIHLFHQDHEIAKEAGLFLKFLIPGLFGYGLLQNVMRFLRAHSILDPILLFSMASLVIHIAIIAYALVHWTGLGSFKGASLATSISIWIQLIIFGLFMFFSKHIKWDYAFSFDPFHFHHILTNLKLALPSAAMVCLEYCAFEILVLLAGLMPNPETSISIIAMSVNTHAFAHMLFSGMSVGVSTRVAKELRAGNPEGAKHVVAVAFKQTILLVYVLCLALLNHHIAWAGLFSDSAEIINKFTSMVPLLLISFVLEFTQGNLSGVVRGCGWERYAMCIDLAAFYFIGIPIAVLVVFKLSLHAQVLCIGLICGLACQTFGLSLLILLTRSWKKLEGSTNSNRESELSA; this is encoded by the exons ATGGCTAACTCCAGCGAAAAAACGGAGGGGTGTTTGAGTACGTTAAACGGGTGTTTTAATAAGTTAATAGATATGGAGGAAGTAACGAATCAGTCAATGATTTCATCGCCATTGATTGTTATATTGAGTTGTTTCTATTCCATCAATATTGTTTCTGTCATGTTTGCTGGCAATCTTCAACTAGCTGCCTCAAATCTCGCTACTTCCTGGGCTGTAATCACTGGTTTCTCTTTCATATTTGGATTGAATGCTGCAGTCGAAACATTATGTAGACAATCCCGAACAACAACGTACACTTTGCTGCAGACATCATGTATCATATCATTCTTCTTTTCAACCGCCATTGCTCTTCTCTGGTGGTATTCAGATACAATTCtcattcatttatttcatcaggATCATGAAATTGCGAAAGAAGCAGGACTGTTTTTGAAGTTTCTTATACCTGGATTGTTTGGATATGGGCTTTTGCAAAATGTCATGAGATTTCTTAGGGCACACTCAATTTTAGACCCTATACTTTTGTTTTCAATGGCATCTTTAGTTATACATATTGCTATTATTGCCTATGCTTTGGTTCATTGGACAGGTCTTGGCAGTTTTAAAGGAGCATCATTAGCAACATCTATTTCCATTTGGATTCAACTCATCATCTTTGGTCTATTCATGTTTTTCTCCAAACATATCAAATGGGATTACGCTTTCTCATTCGACCCATTTCATTTTCATCATATCCTTACTAACTTGAAATTGGCTTTGCCCTCTGCTGCCATGGTCTG TTTGGAGTACTGCGCTTTTGAGATTCTTGTGTTATTGGCTGGTTTGATGCCAAACCcggaaacatcgatttccatAATTGCAATGAG TGTAAATACCCATGCCTTTGCCCACATGTTATTTTCCGGTATGAGTGTAGGTGTAAG CACCCGAGTTGCAAAGGAGTTGAGAGCTGGAAATCCTGAGGGAGCTAAACATGTTGTGGCTGTTGCTTTCAAGCAAACTATTCTTTTAGTATATGTACTTTGTTTGGCACTATTGAATCATCATATTGCCTGGGCTGGCCTCTTTAGTGATAGCGCGGAGATAATTAACAAATTTACCTCCATGGTACCTCTTCTTTTAATATCCTTTGTACTCGAATTCACTCAAGGAAATTTATCAG GGGTGGTTAGAGGATGTGGGTGGGAGCGTTATGCTATGTGCATCGACTTGGCAGCATTCTATTTCATCGGCATCCCAATAGCAGTCCTCGTTGTTTTCAAGCTCAGCCTACATGCTCAG GTTTTATGCATTGGCTTGATATGTGGTCTAGCTTGCCAAACTTTTGGCTTATCGCTACTGATATTATTGACTAGATCATGGAAAAAATTAGAGGGCTCAACAAATAGCAATAGAGAAAGTGAACTTTCAGCTTAA